AACGGGCTTTCTCCCGCATCTGCCCCATCGGCGAGATCGACACGCTGGTCACCGACGACCGGCTCACCGACGACCTGGCCGCCCGGCTCACCGACGCGGGCGTCAAAGTCGTCCGGGCCTGACCCCGGGCGTACATCGTTCCGCCCGAGGGGGTAGGTATGGGAACGCACACGGATGACGGCCGTACCCCAGGGGGAGTCATGGCGGCGGGAAGGGGCGTGGCCCGGCTCGGGCCGGCCGAGCGGGCGGCGGCGCTGGCGAGGATGGGCGCCGAGGAGCTGGACGTGATGGTCGTGGGAGGGGGAGTGGTGGGGGCGGGGACCGCGCTCGACGCGGCCACGCGCGGGCTGGCCGTCGGTGTCGTGGAGGCCCGCGACTTCGCCTCCGGCACCTCCTCCAGGTCGTCCAAGCTCATCCACGGCGGGCTGCGCTACCTGGAGCAGCTCAACTTCGACCTGGTCAGGGAGGCCCTGCGGGAGCGGTCCCTGCTGCTGCAGCAGATCGCGCCGCATCTGGTGCGGCCGGTGCCGTTCCTGTTCCCGATGACGCACTTCGGCTGGGAGCGGCCGTACGTGGGGGCGGGGGTGGCGCTGTACGACACGCTCGGCTACGCCACCGGCCTGTCCCGCGGCGTGCCGGGACACCGCCACCTGTCGCGCAGGAGGGCGCTGCGCCTGGCCCCCGCGCTGCGCAGGACCGCCTTCACCGGCGCCGTCCAGTACTGGGACGCGCAGGTCGACGACGCCCGCTACGTCATGACCTTGCTGCGCACCGCCGCCACCTACGGCGCCCACGTCGCGCCGCGCGTCCAGGCCGTCGGCTTCCTGCGCGAGGGCGAGCGGGTCACCGGCGTGCGGGTGCGCGACCTGGAATCCGGCACCGACATGGAGGTGCGGGCGCGGCAGGTGGTCAACGCCACCGGGGTGTGGACCGACGACATCCAGGAGCTCGTCGGCGGGCGGGGCCAGATCCACGTGCGCGCCTCCAAGGGCATCCACCTCCTGGTGCCGCGCGACCGCATCCACTCCTACACCGGCATCATCCTGCGCACCGAGAAGTCGGTGCTGTTCGTCATCCCGTGGGGACGCCACTGGATCATCGGCACCACCGACACCGAGTGGACACTCGACAAGGCGCACCCGGCCGCCTCCCGCCTCGACATCGACTACCTCCTCGACCATGTCAACGCCGTGCTCTCGGTGCCGCTGACCCGCGACGACGTCGAGGGCGTCTACGCCGGGTTGCGGCCGCTGCTGTCGGGCGAGTCCGACGAGACCTCGAAGCTGTCACGCGAGCACGTGGTCGCCCACCCGGTGCCCGGACTCGTGATGATCGCCGGCGGCAAGTACACGACCTACCGGGTGATGGCCAAGGACGCCGTCGACGCCGTCGCGCACGGTCTCGACCAGCGCGTGCCCCCGTCGTGCACCGACCGGGTCCCGCTGGCCGGCGCCGAGGGCTACCAGGCCCTGTGGAACTCCCGCC
The Nonomuraea muscovyensis genome window above contains:
- a CDS encoding glycerol-3-phosphate dehydrogenase/oxidase, with the translated sequence MAAGRGVARLGPAERAAALARMGAEELDVMVVGGGVVGAGTALDAATRGLAVGVVEARDFASGTSSRSSKLIHGGLRYLEQLNFDLVREALRERSLLLQQIAPHLVRPVPFLFPMTHFGWERPYVGAGVALYDTLGYATGLSRGVPGHRHLSRRRALRLAPALRRTAFTGAVQYWDAQVDDARYVMTLLRTAATYGAHVAPRVQAVGFLREGERVTGVRVRDLESGTDMEVRARQVVNATGVWTDDIQELVGGRGQIHVRASKGIHLLVPRDRIHSYTGIILRTEKSVLFVIPWGRHWIIGTTDTEWTLDKAHPAASRLDIDYLLDHVNAVLSVPLTRDDVEGVYAGLRPLLSGESDETSKLSREHVVAHPVPGLVMIAGGKYTTYRVMAKDAVDAVAHGLDQRVPPSCTDRVPLAGAEGYQALWNSRHRLAHTSGLHVARIEHLLQRYGSLIDEVLELIEADASLARPLSGADDYLRAEVVYAATHEGARHLNDVLTRRTHISIETFHRGLGVAQEAAELMAGPLGWDGEQTKHEVEYYTKRVEAERLSQQQDSDQEADAIRLGAPEIVPVAPPTDP